One genomic region from Lycorma delicatula isolate Av1 chromosome 1, ASM4794821v1, whole genome shotgun sequence encodes:
- the LOC142324173 gene encoding uncharacterized protein LOC142324173, with protein sequence MKSSLVLLVLVGFAAAAVQPFGQSKWQWFTNSYNNQNSVTPVNQQQNQNNNVPSYFNNNNNQFQNQNSNQNGQNVNNNNNQNNNKNQFQNYNNNNDNQFQNNYNNNNNQFQNNNNNNQFQNHNNNNNNQFQNNNNNNQFQNYNNNNNNQFQNYNNNQNQNSNQFNNNNNNQNGQNVNNNNNNQFQNNNYNNNQFQNNNQNNNQFQNNQNNNNQFQNNNQNGNNQNAQNQNNNQFQSQNNNNNQYVQNVNNNQSNNNQNQQNNNNNNNNNNQDNQNENESVNENNQNSESNNVNEYQNSNNNNQNNQYGNNQNNNNNQNQYNNQNNYNNNNQNQNYNNNQNQYVNNNNQNQNNNQNSYNNNNQNQNYNNNQNQNNNYNNNNQNQNYNNQNQYGQNVNNNNNYNNQNNCNNNFNNNNQNQNQYNNNNNNQNQNQYNNYNNNNQNNFNNNNQNQYNNNNNNQNQYNNNNNQNQYNNQNQNQYNNQNNCNNNNYNNQYNNNQNQNNNCNNQNQNNNNYNNQNNNYNNQNQNNNNYNNNNQNSNNYNNQNNNNNNYNNNQNGQNNQSNNNNNQNNNNQNAISKNSQNTVSKSWFQSLKWAI encoded by the exons ATGAAGTCCTCATTGGTACTGTTGGTGCTCGTTGGTTTCGCTGCTGCTGCTGTCCAACCTTTTGGACAAAGCAAATGGCAATGGTTTACCAATTCATACAATAATCAAAACTCTGTAACTCCAGTTAATCAGCAACAAAACCAGAACAACAACGTTCCTTCATActtcaacaacaacaataaccaGTTCCAGAACCAGAATAGCAACCAGAATggacaaaatgtaaataacaacaACAATCAGAATAACAACAAAAACCAGTTCCAGAACTACAACAACAATAACGACAACCAGTTCCAGAATAattacaacaacaacaacaaccagTTCCagaacaacaataacaacaaccagTTCCAGAaccacaacaacaataataacaaccAGTTCCagaacaacaataacaacaaccagTTCCAGAactacaacaacaataataacaaccAGTTCCAGAACTACAACAACAACCAGAATCAGAACAGTAACCagtttaacaataataacaacaaccaaaatggacaaaatgtaaataacaataacaacaaccagTTCCAAAACAACAACTATAATAACAACCAGTTCCAGAACAACAATCAGAATAACAACCAGTTCCAGAACAATCAGAATAATAACAACCAGTTCCAAAACAACAACCAAAATGGAAACAATCAGAACGCTCAGAATCAAAACAACAACCAGTTCCAGAGCCAGAACAACAATAACAACCAGTATGTACAGAACGTGAACAACAATCAAAGTAACAATAaccaaaatcaacaaaataacaacaacaacaacaacaataacaaccaGGACAACCAAAACGAAAATG AAAGCGTCAATGAAAACAACCAAAACTCTGAGTCAAATAACGTGAACGAGTACCAAAACAGTAACAACAACAACCAGAACAATCAGTATGGCAACAaccagaataataataacaaccagaACCAGTATAACAACCAGAACAACTACAACAATAACAACCAAAACCAGAACTATAACAACAATCAGAACCAGTATGTGAACAATAACAACCAGAACCAGAATAACAACCAAAACAGCTACAACAACAATAACCAAAACCAGAACTACAACAACAATCAGAACCAGAATAACAACTATAACAATAATAACCAGAACCAGAACTACAACAATCAGAACCAATATGGCCAGAATGTGAACAATAACAACAACTACAACAACCAAAACAACTGTAACAACAACTTCAATAACAACAACCAGAATCAAAACcaatataacaataacaacaacaatcaAAACCAGAACCAATACAATAACTATAACAACAATAACCAGAACAACTTCAATAACAACAATCAGAaccaatacaacaataataacaataaccagaaccaatacaacaataacaacaaccagAACCAGTACAATAACCAGAACCAGAATCAGTACAACAACCAAAAtaactgcaacaataataattacaacaatcaGTACAACAATAACCAAAACCAGAACAACAACTGCAATAACCAGAACCAGAACAACAACAATTACAACAACCagaacaataattataacaacCAAAACCAGAACAACaacaattacaataacaacaaccaAAACAGCAACAATTACAACAACCagaacaataataacaacaattataATAACAACCAGAATGGCCAGAATAATCAATCcaacaataacaacaaccagAACAATAATAACCAGAATGCCATCAGTAAAAACAGTCAAAACACTGTCAGCAAAAGCTGGTTCCAATCACTGAAGTGggcaatttaa
- the LOC142324178 gene encoding uncharacterized protein LOC142324178, with translation MLRSPSIMMKSSLVLLVIVSFAAAAVQPYGQSKWQWFTKSFYDENPVSSANQQQNQNNNQNQNGNNQAGFSSNVNEYQNYNNNNQNQYNNNQNSYNNNNNNNNQNNYNNNNNQNQNYDNNYNNQNQNNNNQNQFGQNVNNNQNNNFNNNNNQNQNQYNNNQNQNQYNNNNNNQNQYNNNNNNQNQYNNNNNQNNCNNNNNYNNQNNCNNNQNCCNNYNNNENCNCNNYYNQGACNNNNQNQCNNCNCFNSNNQCNNNNNFNQNNNQYNNNNQNQCNSNYNNNNQNNNQCNDNNYNNNNYNNQNQNNNQYNNNYNNQNQFGQNVNNNNQNNYNNNNQNQNNFNNNQNQNNNNQNQNNNQYNNNNNNNNNSQNNNNNNNNNNQNNQDNNN, from the exons ATGCTACGGTCGCCTTCTATCATGATGAAGTCCTCATTGGTACTATTGGTGATCGTTAGCTTCGCTGCTGCCGCCGTCCAACCTTACGGACAGAGCAAATGGCAATGGTTTACCAAATCATTCTATGATGAGAACCCAGTAAGCTCAGCTAATCAACAACAAAACCAGAACAACAATCAAAATCAAAATG GAAACAACCAGGCTGGATTTTCAAGTAATGTGAACGAATACCAGAACTACAACAACAATAATCAAAACCAGTATAATAACAACCAGAATAgctacaacaacaacaacaacaacaacaaccagaacaattacaataataacaacaatcaaAATCAAAACTATGACAATAACTACAATaaccaaaatcaaaataacaacaACCAAAACCAGTTTGgccaaaatgtaaataacaatcaGAATAACAActtcaataacaataacaaccaGAACCAGAACCAATACAACAACAACCAGAACCAGAACCAgtacaacaataacaacaacaaccaGAACCAgtacaacaataacaacaacaaccaGAACCAgtacaacaataataacaaccAGAACAACTGCAACAACAATAACAACTACAACAATCAGAACAATTGCAACAACAACCAGAattgttgtaataattacaataataacgaaaACTGTAACTGTAACAATTACTATAACCAGGGCGCTTGCAACAATAACAACCAAAACCAATGCAATAACTGTAACTGCTTCAACAGCAACAAccaatgcaataataataataattttaaccagAATAATAACCAGTACAACAATAACAACCAGAATCAATGCAACagcaattacaataataacaaccaAAATAATAACCAATGCAAtgacaataattataacaataacaattacaacAACCAAAATCAGAACAATAATCAATACAATAACAATTACAACAACCAAAACCAGTTTGGACAGAATGTAAACAACAATAACCAAAACAACTACAATAACAACAACCAAAACCAAAATAACTTCAACAACAACCAGAACCAAAATAATAACAaccaaaatcaaaacaataaccaatacaataataataataataataataataatagccagaataataataataataataataataataaccaaaacaACCAGGATAACAATAACTAA